One genomic region from Electrophorus electricus isolate fEleEle1 chromosome 23, fEleEle1.pri, whole genome shotgun sequence encodes:
- the ndufaf2 gene encoding NADH dehydrogenase [ubiquinone] 1 alpha subcomplex assembly factor 2: MSRFISRLRRTFGIVKENVGTDHLGNKYYYIPEQKTWTGRVVRPRRFVEASVTKEFEYVEGQIPSEWDAWIRGRRKHPPTAEELQENQCYQEQIKIRAREAEDRDLELQAKAYEEGLVAQPVQTQITGHAATAQFGQSKTSEDPVSTANTFQPGSWAPPKK; this comes from the exons ATGAGCCGTTTTATTTCTCGCCTGCGGAGAACTTTTGGAATAGTTAAAGAAAATGTCGGAACAGACCATTTAGGAAATAAATACTACTACATACCCGAACAGAAGACATGGACAG GACGGGTTGTCCGGCCCAGGCGGTTCGTGGAGGCCTCCGTTACAAAAGAGTTTGAATACGTGGAGGGACAGATTCCTTCCGAATGGGATg CTTGGATTAGAGGTAGACGCAAGCATCCACCCACGGCAGAG gagctgcaggagaaTCAGTGCTACCAAGAACAAATCAAAATCAGGGCTCGTGAGGCTGAAGACAGAGACCTCGAGCTGCAAGCCAAAGCCTACGAAGAGGGACTTGTGGCTCAACCTGTTCAGACTCAGATTACAGGTCACGCTGCCACTGCGCAGTTTGGACAATCTAAAACCAGTGAGGATCCTGTTAGCACTGCCAACACGTTCCAACCTGGGTCCTGGGCACCTCCCAAAAAATAG
- the smim15 gene encoding small integral membrane protein 15, protein MIDFKGWAEYVVEWAAKDPYGFLTTVILALTPLFIASALLSWKLAKMIEARDREQKKKQKRQENIAKAKRAKKD, encoded by the coding sequence ATGATTGATTTTAAAGGCTGGGCAGAGTATGTAGTAGAGTGGGCAGCCAAAGACCCATATGGCTTTCTCACCACCGTCATCCTTGCCCTGACCCCACTCTTCATCGCCAGTGCTCTGCTCTCCTGGAAACTTGCGAAGATGATTGAGGCCAGGGACCGCGAAcagaaaaagaagcagaagcGACAGGAGAACATAGCAAAAGCCAAGAGAGCCAAGAAGGACTGA
- the LOC113580064 gene encoding transmembrane protein 252 translates to MRLTVQLELVQLNSALQTDRESTWVLICANTMNKRKHLLAAGRLVVPTAGLSLICGGVLINSISSDQRQTLRDVFTYLVLMLGFILLATGMLWAVSHGMKKVLFKQSRRSLQGTEIHVFTVDRPNFYPPSYEESQVGTNVVGDIAAIPTGTRILDLAPPVYTESCSETFNETFSLEQPPGYQQAVLQCWSEPQASGRSAPSEFRSFQVV, encoded by the exons ATGCGACTGACTGTGCAACTGGAACTCGTGCAGCTTAATTCTGCTCTCCAGACTGATAGAGAAAGCACCTGGGTCCTCATCTGTGCGAACACTATGAACAAAAGGAAGCACCTGCTGGCAGCAGGCCGTCTTGTGGTGCCCACGGCTGGCTTAAGTCTCATCTGTGGAGGTGTCTTAATTAATTCCATCTCAAGTGATCAAAGGCAGACCCTCAGGGATGTCTTCACTTACCTCGTCCTCATGCTGGGATTCATCCTTCTTGCCACTGGGATGTTATGGGCTGTCAGTCATGGAATGAAAAAAGTGCTGTTCAAGCAATCTAGGAGAAGCTTACAAGGCACTGAAATTCACGTTTTTACTGTAGACAG accaaACTTCTATCCTCCATCATATGAGGAATCCCAGGTTGGTACTAATGTTGTCGGAGACATTGCAGCCATACCTACAGGCACAAGAATACTGGACTTGGCACCCCCTGTGTATACTGAGAGCTGCTCAGAGACCTTTAATGAGACCTTCAGCCTCGAGCAGCCACCTGGCTACCAGCAAGCTGTTCTTCAGTGCTGGAGTGAACCACAAGCCTCAGGCAGAAGTGCACCAAGTGAGTTTAGAAGCTTCCAGGTTGTTTGA